The region ATCTCAGTGTAATCCGTAGAGTATCCTGTTTATACACTAAAGAGTGAAGAAATTCACCCTCTAATTTTGATGTTTAATGATTGATCGCATTGCAGATAAATCAGTAACAGTAAGTTAAGTGTTGCTGTTTTTTCATTGTGGGATAACAGGATGtgagaaatgaagagaaaaacAAATGAATAGTAATTGGGTGGTCATGGAAGAAGAAGACACATTAAAGATTTATAATGAAAAGACATTATAAAATATAGCAATAATGTGTACATACATGGGTATAAAATCTGTGCATGTGTATACAGTATACCATACATACAGTAGTCACCTGATGACTGAACCCTGGTTTTATTCTTATATACTACTGGCAAATGAGGCTATATTATGTATCAGCATTAGTATTATATTACACAAAAATCACTGTGAACAGAAATCAAATCAATAATTCCAATCACCACTAGCCACCTCTCTTTGCATCCTAGCTCCACATAACCATACCCGTTGACATCAACAACATAACCATCCATTGGAAACTTCCTCCTGGTAAGATTGAGCTTGCTGTGGAAAAATACCAAAATAGACAATTTCAGAATTATGATCTCTTCAAACTTACCTAACTTTTTAAATGTTATCATTGTATGaacataaaatatatatatatatatataacaattttaattaattttatttcttatatACCATCTTCTATGGTGCATCACATAATTAAAAAGTTAGCATTTTAATAACCAAGAGAAGTATAGTGAATCTCACCTAGACTAGTGCCACTGTCACCAGTTGAGTCTCCTGTTGAATTTGCAACTTTGATTCCAAGTCTTGAACAATCAGATCCAAGAGTACcttcaaattcaaaattcaacaaGAAAATTCTCATTAATCCATATATTTTCTTTACCAACATTCTGTTTTGGTTAAATTAAGGATCCTTACATTCACTGTAACAAGGGAAGACAGAGATGTTGAGAAGATTGTAAAAATTGGGGCTGCACTCGCATCCGTATGTATATGTTCTGTTCGTGATGCATTTTCCTTCCCCACAGTACGCCCAATAGCAAGCTGTCACATAATTTTATATATGTTAGAACAGCAACGCGAATACCGATCAGAGATAAACACACAAGTCTATAGTTTCGTTTATTGATTAGGATTCAGAATACCATAAGAGTTACAGTGTTACAAGCACATATAAGGATACTGATGATTCAGATTACGCCTAATTGCCCACTTGACATGACCTTACCCATGAGCCATACTCAACAATTTATTTTGGCATTAGGAAATGATTAGAGcaagaaaaaatggaaaatacaTTAATTACCAAAGCTATTGATTGTTGGAGAAAAAATTTAACCTGTTTGATGTCATCACATAATTCACTTATAATATGAAACATTTTGAATTGATAATTAAACTTAAACTTAAACTAATATAAAGCATGTTTATATTTTACAAATCACCAAATTCAAAGTGAGGTTTTATGTTACTTACGGTCAAAAGCTGATAAGTTATGTGGTAGACTCTTCTCTGGAACTGGAGGTGGTGCTGGCTGGCAACCATAGTTTAAGCTACCTGCAGATAATAGAGCCAATTTTGATTGAAGGTTCAGGCTTGAGAACTTACAATTTGATTAGgtggttttgaaatttttaactCCAAATTATAGTATTTGggaaagagagaatgagagtttACACTGGGGAATGACACATGGAAGAAAGCTAGTGCCATATTTGTCACTGTCCTCGTCTCTAGTTCTCTTCCAGCCAGACTCACATTCACAGATGAAGTTCAATGGGTAAGTTGTGTTTACCACGCACTTTCCTTTCCCACATTCCACTTCTTCACAAACCTTGTCTGCAATATCCCATATTCATATATGTTAATGTCACACTTCAAGTAATATTACACTAATTTACTACTAATTAATTCCA is a window of Lotus japonicus ecotype B-129 chromosome 5, LjGifu_v1.2 DNA encoding:
- the LOC130720457 gene encoding uncharacterized protein LOC130720457, whose amino-acid sequence is MGSSRLLGLTAMLLLVLLPMAAKGDIVDDILDKVCEEVECGKGKCVVNTTYPLNFICECESGWKRTRDEDSDKYGTSFLPCVIPQCSLNYGCQPAPPPVPEKSLPHNLSAFDPCYWAYCGEGKCITNRTYTYGCECSPNFYNLLNISVFPCYSECTLGSDCSRLGIKVANSTGDSTGDSGTSLASSILPGGSFQWMVMLLMSTGMVMWS